Below is a window of Campylobacter canadensis DNA.
TGTAATTAAATTGCAAATGAAACTTGAAAAGCAAGAGCAAGAATTTAATACTCGCCTTTTGCAAGAAATTGAAGTAGCTAAAAAAAATGCTTACGCAGAAGGTTTAAACGCAGGTTTAGAGCAAAACGAAGCAAAACTAAATGAGCTAAGTTTAAATGTAAGCACGAGCGTAAAAAAACTAGATGCAAAGCTTAATGAAATTAGCACTTTTTTAGACAAAACACAGATAGAATTAAACGAAGCAGCATATTTAATTGCAAAAGAAGTCATTAACAAAGAATTAAGCGATAATTCAAGTAAAATAGCCCTAGCTTTTGCTAAAACGCTAATAAAGGATATAAATAAGGATTTAAAAATAAAAATCAGCGTAAATCCAAATGATTATAATTTCTTAAAGCAAGAGCTTTCAAGCAATTTAATTGAAATTCTTTCAGATGATGCAGTAAATAAAGGTTGTTTGGTTTTAAATTCTGATAATTTAAATACTCAAATTAATCTAAAAGATAGGTTAGCACACGCAAGGAGCATAGTTTTAGATGAAAACTCTAATTGAAAATATAAAAAAACTAAACATTGATGAACTTAATAATTTATGCAAATTAATAAGAGAAGAGATAATAAATCAAGTTAGCAAAAATGGCGGACATCTTTCATCTAATTTGGGCGTGGTTGAGCTTAGCGTTGCTATTCATCATTTGTTTGATTTAAAGAAAAATCCTTTAATTTTTGATGTTTCTCATCAAATTTATGCACATAAAATTTTAACAAACAGAAGTCTTGAAAATTTAAGACAATTTAAAGGTATTAGCGGTTTTAGCGAACCAAGCGAAAGTGAGTATGACTTTTTTGTAGCAGGTCATGCAAGTACATCAATTTCTTTAGCAGTAGGTGCTGCAAAGGCTTTTGCTTTACAAAAAAATGATAATTTTCCAATAGCCTTAATCGGCGATGGTTCTATGGGTTGTGGTTTAGCTTACGAAGCTTTAAATGAGCTAGGAGATAAAAAATATCCAAGTATTATTATTTTAAATGATAATAAAATGAGCATAAGCAAGCCTATTGGTGCGGTTTCAAAGTTTTTATCCTGTTCTTTATCTAGCCCTTTTTATCAAAGATTTAAAAAAGGCGTTGAGGGAATGCTTGAATATTTGCCAAATAGTGCAAGATTTGCAGCAAAAAGGTTTGAAGATGGATTTAAGCTATTAACTCCTGCAGGAATGTTTTTTGAAGAAATGGGGCTTGAATATATTGGTCCAATTGATGGGCATAATATTGAAGAATTAATTAAATCTTTAAAACTAGCTTGTAATTTAAAAAAGCCTGTTTTACTTCATGTGCAAACCATTAAAGGTTATGGATACTCGCACTCGCAAAACGATGAAG
It encodes the following:
- a CDS encoding FliH/SctL family protein yields the protein MKSIINNNNKNKEHFIQPYKFKILNTSTNEEEPVKEEEHIAPAVKEEEKEENIVKEEAIANIQVNNQLNEDLLKKLDELSDNVIKLQMKLEKQEQEFNTRLLQEIEVAKKNAYAEGLNAGLEQNEAKLNELSLNVSTSVKKLDAKLNEISTFLDKTQIELNEAAYLIAKEVINKELSDNSSKIALAFAKTLIKDINKDLKIKISVNPNDYNFLKQELSSNLIEILSDDAVNKGCLVLNSDNLNTQINLKDRLAHARSIVLDENSN